In Thermosphaera sp., the sequence TATATAAGTATATAAAGACATTTTTAAAAGGGGGCGATTTGCCTAAAATAAGCACAGGACTAGTTCCTGCTGCTATTTACGCAACAAAGACGCGTAGGGCTGTATACAGGCTTTTGCAATCCTATATAAAAAAGGATAAAGAGTGGGGTAAAGTTATAAATGACGAGATAGGTAAGCTGAATAGAGCATTATTCCACTTATTCACGGTTGACTTGAAAATAAATAAGACCGACGTTATCAGGCTTAGGATCGAGTTCGACGTAGATGAAGAATCCAGGAAAATTATATGGAAATGGGATACCCTTGAGCTCGAGGTGTACAGGAAGCTACCTTCAGAGGAAGTCAAGAAGTATCTAGACCACTTTATATCCAAGGTCCAAGAACTCATGGTGAAACCTATTAACTATTCCATCGAGAAAGTGGCCACAACCCCAGATGGAGATGAAGTGTATGTCGTTAGACTTGATCACGAGGAGGTAGGAGCCGCGCTGATCCTAGTCGTTGATGAAAACACTTTTGTCATGAAGAAGGCT encodes:
- a CDS encoding DUF2258 domain-containing protein, with translation MPKISTGLVPAAIYATKTRRAVYRLLQSYIKKDKEWGKVINDEIGKLNRALFHLFTVDLKINKTDVIRLRIEFDVDEESRKIIWKWDTLELEVYRKLPSEEVKKYLDHFISKVQELMVKPINYSIEKVATTPDGDEVYVVRLDHEEVGAALILVVDENTFVMKKAGILHPVSVIYEKTKVLLDGRSIEQALQDEFSGAVRKGVQVEFSEVLKTINMIREKASLKPIEKPEDLEEL